CCCGTACGGGGTAATATCTTCTGAGGTTTCAACGCTTTGTGCGTTAAAGTTATCCGCAATACACTGCCAAGTCTGCTGAGCGCGAATATATGGGCTAACTAAAACCAAATCAAAGTGTTTAATCCCATGCTCTGCAACAGCTTGGGCAACTTGTATAGACTGGGTCTCTCCTCGCGCAGTTAAGGTACGCTCAGCATCGGACGCCGCAAATGTACCTGCCTCTCCATGACGCATAATAAATACTTTCATTGAATCCATTTCTCTTTAATACATAAGGAACTGTTGCCCTATTACAGCGAAACTGACTATTACGGGACAATCAAACATACGTTTATGAATCAAAAGCCTACACCATTTAGCCAATAAACACCCTGATAAAGGAAACATTTTCTAAAAATATTCCATTTCTATTTGCGTCATACTCAAGCTTCGTCATACTTGATAACTACAAGTGTTCCAATAACTTAGGTGATCAGTGTGCACACCAGTCCCAATGACAACAATCTCTATCGTTCTGTGACATTAGATAACCAATTACAGGTCATCTTAGTTCAAGACCCACAAGCCACCCGCAGCGCGGCTTCACTTGCGGTAAGAGTGGGCCACTTCGACGACCCTAGTGACCGAGAAGGGCTGGCACATTTTTTAGAACATATGCTGTTCTTGGGTACCTCGAAATACCCGAATACCAGCGACTTCCAAACATTTATTAGCCAACATGGCGGCAGCAATAATGCGTGGACTGGCACTGAGCATACCAATTACTTTTTTGAGGTTGCGCCTCAATATTTTGAGCCTGCACTGGACAGGTTTAGCCAGTTTTTTATTGCACCATTATTTAACGAAGAAGCATTGGATAAAGAGCGTCAAGCGGTAAACTCTGAATATCAGATGAAGCTCAATGACGACGCGCGACGTTTCTATCAAGTACAGAAAGAAACCGTTAATCCTGAGCACCCTTTCTCCAAATTCTCCGTCGGCAATGAGCAAACCCTTGCCGATAGAGAATCGGGTTCTATTCGTGATGAAATCATTGCCTTTCACAGTACCCACTATTCCGCGGATCTAATGTCCTTAGTACTGGTCGGCCCTCAAGCTTTAGACCAACAACAGCAGTATGCTGAGCAACTGTTTGCTGATATTCCAAATAAGGCATTACAAGATAAATCTGTCGACATTGAACTGCTGAGTGATAAACAGCAACAACAATGGATAGAGTTAGAGCCGGAAAAAGAGGTTCGAAAACTGAGCCTATCGTTCTCTTTTCCTAACACTCAAGCCTTCTATAAAACCAAGCCGCTCTCGTATTTGGCACACCTCATTGGCTATGAAGGCCCGGGTAGCTTAACCCTGTATCTAAAGAATCGTAACTGGATCACCTCACTTGCCGCAGGCGGTGGGGTAAGTGGTAGCAATTTCCGTGAATTTAGTATCGGTTGCTTGCTAACTGCTGACGGTTTAGAGCATACCGAAGAGATAGTTGAAGCGATATTTTCCTATATCAAACTGGTTCAACAACAAGGTATCGAGCAGTGGCGCTATCAAGAAAAAGGCGCAGTATTGGAATCGGCGTTCCGCTTTCAAGAATCGATAAAACCGATGGATCTTGCCAGTTACCTGTCTATTAATTTACAAAATTTTCCTGCGCACGATGTCATCTATGGTGATTATCAGATGAGTGATTTTGACGTTGAGCTTATTAATCAGTTCGCATCAAAGCTCGATGTGAGTAACCTACGTGTGTGGATAACGGCCAAGGGGCGACACTATGATCGCACTGCAAAATGGTACTATACCCCCTACTCCACTAAGGCATTTACCGATACCCAAATAGCGCGCTGGGACAACCCTCAATCCATAGATGAATTCCAATTACCGCCGCGTAATCCTTTTATTAGCTATGACTTAGACCCTAAGCCATTAACTGCAGAACAACCGCTACCCGAACTCATAGAACAACTGCCAGGTTTTAGATTGTGGCACCTACAAGAGCCGGTATTTCGCGTGCCGAAAGGCTCACTTTATATTGCTATCGACAGCCCTTGTTCAGTTACTGATGCTAAGAGCATTGTCACTCTGCGCCTATGTGTAGAGCTATTCATGGAAACCATGTCCAGGCTGTCATACCAAGCTGAAATTGCAGGTATGAGCTACAACATGTATGCGCACCAAGGCGGTATTACCCTGACCTTAAACGGATTTAGTGATAAACAGCCGCAATTATTACGCATGATATTAGAGAAATTTGCCGACCGCCATTTCGATGCCGAACGTTTTGAGATAATCAAAGCGCAGATGCTACGCAAGCTAGGTAATGCCAGCAAAGACCGCCCCCTATCGCAACTTTTTAATCAGATGTCAGGGCTATTGCAGCCAAATAACCCTCCAGCGCCAGAGCTACTTGAAGCCTTACAGCAGGTTACCATCGATGAGCTACCTGCCTTTGTGAAGCAATTTTTAAGTAAACTGTATGTAGAGATGTTTGTGTACGGTGATTGGACGCGAACGGCGGCAAAAAACGTAGCAAATGAGCTAAAAGACGCTTTAAGGGTTGAGAACCAGCAATATAAAGAGTCACTGCGCCCGCTGATCATGCTCGGTGATAGCGGTACCTTCCAAAAAGCGATAGATTGTAAGCAGAGCGATTCAGCTGTCGCTATCTACTATCAAGGCATAGATTCAGAGCCTAGCTCTATCGCGACCTTTACCTTAGCCAATCACTTAATGTCATCGGCATTTTTTAATCAAATTCGCACCAAGCAACAACTCGGCTATATGGTTGGAACCGGCAATATGCCCCTCAATCGCTATCCAGGGATCGTGCTATATGTACAATCTCCAGTTGCACCACCGAGTGTATTAACCCAAGCCATAGATGAATTCTTGAATGCTTTCTATATGGTGCTACTCGAGCTGACTGAAGCCCAGTGGCAGAGCAGCAAGCAAGGTCTGATTAATCAAATTGACGCCCCTGATACCAATATGCGCGCCAAAGGCCAGCGACTTTGGGTGTCTATTGGCAATAAAGACCTCGATTTTAATAACAAGTCACAGGTAGTCAGCGAATTGCAGCAGCTTACCCGTGCCGATATGATCCGTTTCGTGGTAGAAAAATTAAAACCTCGCACCGCTAACCGCCTCATAATGCACACCCAAGGAGAAGCCCACCAGCAAGCGCCACATCTCAATCTAGGACAAGAAATTGGATCTATACGAGAATTTCAACTTCGCCCCAAAGACATTGAGCTAGGTTAGCTTTACTCAATTATGTCGTATCTGTTACATTCTGCCCAAAAGTAGTACAGCTAGTTGGGAATCATGGATCAGAAGCAGAGCGACATCGTTGAATTTGGTGATACGTTACATCGAAGTGGTTGCCCTCCATATAAGGTTGAGAGATATACCCAACTCTATGCTCAACAAAGACAGACTGAGGTAATGGTTCAAGCGCTACCTACCTCAGTCAACTATCAATTTCCTAAAGATAACAACAAGGTAGTTATGCGGCGTATGGCACCAGCGTCGATAAACCTTAGCCTATTATCACAAACCATTGAGCGCCTACACAGTTGTAATACCAAGTCGGATAATGCACCGTTTCGTTATTCAAAATGGATTATGGCACTTGCTAATATGTCTATCCCTCCGGCTTACTTGATGCTGGTCGGAAGTACAATGGAAGCGGTTGGGTGCGCTGCTATCCTTGGCTTTTTAGTATGGTTATGCCAATTAATGCTCGCAGGTAGACGCTCGATCGCGGTTGAGTTTGTGTCTGCCCTTTTAGTGGGTATCGGTGTGGCGTGGCTGAGCAGTACTGGATTGCCGATTCCGGTATACACGTTATGTATCGCCGCCGTGATTCTATTCGTCCCCGGACTCTCCATTGCCAATGCCCTTGAATGCCTTGCATTCAATGACTTAGTCTCTGGCAGTAGTTTATTGGGCTACAGCGCACTGACCCTACTACAACTGTTTATTGGTATCTTTATCGGCATCCATATTGGGGAAAACCTATGGCTTGCCACAGATTCAATCACCTACGTTAATGACATCCCTCTTTGGATGCATATCACCGCTGTTCCATTAATATCTATCGCAATTGGCGTCATTTTCAACGCAAAACCCCGAGACATGCTGCTAGGTTTACCGGTCGCAATTTTAGGTATGTGGGGGCCATTGTATCTCGATTTTGGAAGTGGTTGGATTGTAGGGACTTGGGTAACCACGATGTTGATTACCTTCTATGGGACTTGGGTTGCAAAGCTGATGCGCCTAACCGGTTCCATCTATATCTTACAAGGTATTATCATCCTAGTACCCGGCAGTCGTGTACTGGTCAGTGCCAGCCAAACCGTATTTGAGCAATCCATCTTGCCTATCCCTAGCATTGGATTATCTGCACTATTTATGTTCTCCGCCATAGTTGCAGGCCAGGTTACCGCATACTCGCTGTACCCACCTAAAGATGAATAGGAGGAGCGGTTCTGTGGTCCTGCGGTTCTGTGGGTGGCATCATCGCAACACCGCAACATCGATACTGCACCGCCTATAATTGAACCCCAGAGATCACGGATGCCGGCTTAAAACACCACCGGCAAGACGGGGAGGAGCGGTTCTATGGTGCTGTGGTTCTGTGGTTCTGTGGTTCTGTGGTTCTGTGGGTAGCATCATCGATACACC
Above is a genomic segment from Vibrio gallicus containing:
- the sixA gene encoding phosphohistidine phosphatase SixA gives rise to the protein MKVFIMRHGEAGTFAASDAERTLTARGETQSIQVAQAVAEHGIKHFDLVLVSPYIRAQQTWQCIADNFNAQSVETSEDITPYGQSDDVYQYVCALAETRNLDSVLIVSHLPLVGYLTAEFVDNMSAPMFPTSGFAAIDFDLSKQSGQIEWHIAP
- a CDS encoding insulinase family protein, encoding MHTSPNDNNLYRSVTLDNQLQVILVQDPQATRSAASLAVRVGHFDDPSDREGLAHFLEHMLFLGTSKYPNTSDFQTFISQHGGSNNAWTGTEHTNYFFEVAPQYFEPALDRFSQFFIAPLFNEEALDKERQAVNSEYQMKLNDDARRFYQVQKETVNPEHPFSKFSVGNEQTLADRESGSIRDEIIAFHSTHYSADLMSLVLVGPQALDQQQQYAEQLFADIPNKALQDKSVDIELLSDKQQQQWIELEPEKEVRKLSLSFSFPNTQAFYKTKPLSYLAHLIGYEGPGSLTLYLKNRNWITSLAAGGGVSGSNFREFSIGCLLTADGLEHTEEIVEAIFSYIKLVQQQGIEQWRYQEKGAVLESAFRFQESIKPMDLASYLSINLQNFPAHDVIYGDYQMSDFDVELINQFASKLDVSNLRVWITAKGRHYDRTAKWYYTPYSTKAFTDTQIARWDNPQSIDEFQLPPRNPFISYDLDPKPLTAEQPLPELIEQLPGFRLWHLQEPVFRVPKGSLYIAIDSPCSVTDAKSIVTLRLCVELFMETMSRLSYQAEIAGMSYNMYAHQGGITLTLNGFSDKQPQLLRMILEKFADRHFDAERFEIIKAQMLRKLGNASKDRPLSQLFNQMSGLLQPNNPPAPELLEALQQVTIDELPAFVKQFLSKLYVEMFVYGDWTRTAAKNVANELKDALRVENQQYKESLRPLIMLGDSGTFQKAIDCKQSDSAVAIYYQGIDSEPSSIATFTLANHLMSSAFFNQIRTKQQLGYMVGTGNMPLNRYPGIVLYVQSPVAPPSVLTQAIDEFLNAFYMVLLELTEAQWQSSKQGLINQIDAPDTNMRAKGQRLWVSIGNKDLDFNNKSQVVSELQQLTRADMIRFVVEKLKPRTANRLIMHTQGEAHQQAPHLNLGQEIGSIREFQLRPKDIELG
- a CDS encoding threonine/serine exporter family protein gives rise to the protein MDQKQSDIVEFGDTLHRSGCPPYKVERYTQLYAQQRQTEVMVQALPTSVNYQFPKDNNKVVMRRMAPASINLSLLSQTIERLHSCNTKSDNAPFRYSKWIMALANMSIPPAYLMLVGSTMEAVGCAAILGFLVWLCQLMLAGRRSIAVEFVSALLVGIGVAWLSSTGLPIPVYTLCIAAVILFVPGLSIANALECLAFNDLVSGSSLLGYSALTLLQLFIGIFIGIHIGENLWLATDSITYVNDIPLWMHITAVPLISIAIGVIFNAKPRDMLLGLPVAILGMWGPLYLDFGSGWIVGTWVTTMLITFYGTWVAKLMRLTGSIYILQGIIILVPGSRVLVSASQTVFEQSILPIPSIGLSALFMFSAIVAGQVTAYSLYPPKDE